In a single window of the Salvelinus namaycush isolate Seneca chromosome 6, SaNama_1.0, whole genome shotgun sequence genome:
- the LOC120049069 gene encoding putative transporter SVOPL produces MKWRWRSITITKRSTAPYQQFNSPYQEVNNPHQEVKEPQTYSVEEAVETIGFGRFHVLLFIILKYTGTAGAMEFMLLAVVSSEIHCEWHLNDWEVALVSTMVFAGFMVCGLLSGYVADRYGRWNVCPFTGLVFTILLFWIRSLVSMIFNVVYIYTAEVYPTAVRSLGMCFCTSFSRIGGTIAPLHSTGLWLCVVHVLMSHSVILDMLPFTVACVLCAVGALLLPIETKGRALLVRHCLCSRVK; encoded by the exons ATGAAGTGGAGATGGAGGTCAATAACCATCACCAAGAGGTCAACAGCACCGTACCAACAATTCAACAGCCCTTACCAAGAGGTCAACAACCCTCACCAAGAGGTCAAAG AGCCACAGACGTACAGTGTGGAGGAAGCGGTGGAGACCATCGGCTTTGGTCGCTTCCATGTTCTGTTgttcatcattttaaaat atactggg ACAGCGGGGGCAATGGAGTTCATGTTGCTGGCCGTGGTGTCTTCTGAGATCCACTGTGAGTGGCATCTGAACGACTGGGAGGTGGCTCTGGTCTCCA cgATGGTGTTTGCGGGGTTCATGGTGTGTGGATTGCTGAGTGGATACGTGGCTGATAGATATGGACGCTGGAATGTCTGTCCCTTTACAG gtTTGGTTTTTACCATTCTGCTGTTCTGGATCAGGTCTCTGGTCTCAATGATTTTCAATGTGGTTTATATTTATACTGCAGAG GTGTACCCGACTGCAGTGCGTTCTCTTGGAATGTGTTTCTGCACTTCTTTCAGCCGCATCGGAGGCACGATCGCCCCCCTTCATAGCACAGGTCTGTGGCTGTGTGTTGTTCAT gtgtTGATGTCACATTCAGTGATTTTAGATATGCTGCCATTCACTGTGGCCTGTGTGCTTTGTGCTGTTGGTGCCCTTCTACTGCCTATCGAGACAAAGGGACGAGCACTACTGGTACGACACTGTCTGTGTTCTCGTGTGAAATGA
- the LOC120049866 gene encoding KICSTOR complex protein C12orf66 homolog, translated as MMEAPREEELRPVPRERAILESFFTQLGMFSFDRAKDYVEKEKDSSKSAGAIWAALLAAFAHLAAAEKAYHNMTFLGQKLGGQSFFSRKDSIRTIYTSLFNALRKVVTMGRHAQPGSAPYLEDLLSHLSEQLCHFTQARMEMADLYEKMHALGSQKNINSEELVATLEAVLQKYSSRFHHPILGRLEGGFQTEVDVVTQLLRCQAQVSEWHFLPALLSLHGASSKLTAWGQLFQRQRETRKHLFGGQSQKAVQPPHLYVWLQRLQGALLAKFSFYFHEALSRQTVSADMKALTARTAPDYYGKICSFIRKHDANNVSLVFDNRGLDSFQGHGYHHPHSYREAPKGVEQFPAVVSLPGGERPLTHWPNVIMMMGDREAELNTLEKVVHFYDDKVQSTYYLTRPESHFTLVVIFDGRKSEKDSHITAFLQEISGSLRNSKPFSTLKPGSKG; from the exons ATGATGGAGGCTCCGCGTGAGGAGGAACTGCGGCCGGTGCCTCGTGAGCGGGCGATTCTGGAGAGTTTCTTCACGCAGCTCGGAATGTTCTCGTTCGACCGGGCGAAAGATTatgtggagaaagagaaggacagtAGCAAGAGCGCAGGGGCCATCTGGGCCGCTCTCCTTGCCGCCTTCGCACACCTTGCCGCAGCGGAGAAGGCCTATCACAACATGACGTTCCTGGGACAAAAACTGG GCGGCCAGTCGTTCTTCAGCCGCAAGGACTCCATCCGCACCATCTACACCTCCCTGTTCAACGCGCTGAGGAAGGTGGTGACCATGGGGCGCCACGCCCAGCCAGGCTCCGCACCCTACCTGGAGGACCTGCTGTCTCACCTATCGGAGCAGCTGTGCCACTTCACCCAGGCCCGCATGGAGATGGCTGACCTGTACGAGAAGATGCACGCGCTGGGCAGCCAGAAGAACATCAACTCAGAGGAGCTGGTCGCCACCCTCGAGGCAGTGCTGCAGAAATACAGCTCCAG gTTCCACCACCCCATCCTGGGCCGCTTGGAGGGGGGCTTCCAGACAGAGGTGGATGTGGTGACACAGCTCCTGCGCTGCCAGGCACAGGTGTCAGAGTGGCACTTCCTGCCCGCCCTGCTCAGCCTGCACGGGGCTAGCTCTAAGCTCACTGCCTGGGGACAGCTCTTCCAGCGCCAGAGGGAGACCCGCAAACACCTGTTCGGAGGCCAGTCCCAGAAGGCAGTGCAGCCACCCCACCTGTACGTGTGGCTGCAGCGCCTCCAGGGGGCGCTCCTGGCTAAATTCAGCTTCTACTTTCATGAGGCGCTGAGCAGGCAGACGGTGTCCGCAGACATGAAGGCCCTGACAGCACGCACGGCGCCCGATTACTACGGCAAGATCTGTTCGTTTATCCGCAAACACGATGCCAACAACGTGTCGCTGGTGTTCGACAACCGCGGCTTGGACAGCTTCCAGGGCCACGGCTACCACCACCCGCATTCGTACCGCGAGGCGCCCAAGGGTGTGGAGCAGTTCCCCGCCGTGGTGTCCCTTCCCGGGGGCGAGCGGCCACTCACGCACTGGCCCAACGTCATCATGATGATGGGCGACCGCGAGGCGGAGCTCAACACGCTGGAGAAGGTGGTACACTTCTACGACGACAAAGTCCAGAGCACTTACTACCTGACCCGACCAGAATCGCACTTCACCCTGGTGGTCATCTTCGATGGCAGGAAGTCCGAGAAGGACTCGCACATCACCGCCTTCCTGCAGGAGATCTCTGGCTCGCTAAGGAACTCCAAACCATTCAGCACCCTCAAACCTGGCTCcaaaggctga
- the LOC120049865 gene encoding protein mono-ADP-ribosyltransferase PARP12-like, which produces MSSYSRVINHATSILCSNKGSLAFQQLHRKVFQRVEITEDDFWYIVKKCSRFVMVRNQERTDEWGTDCVIVAKTSLRLCKNYTKQDCRDCQELHLCKYFVYGNCRFGKGRKQCKFSHDVRSEHNYTLLRECTLHELHEDDLFLLLLQNDPTLLPEVCSHYNKGSGPHGACTFRDGCTKVHMCMHFVQDDCMFGPKCKRQHVIDQHGRRMLEERGLSGDIINDLPFVYQNLHRLNTPTTPYNAKERVGELVSRPVIKKEDRKEICLHFIRRNCRFQDQCICVHFNLPYKWEVFDGNDWIHLHHTEDIERAFCDPRNTHSPGSRPVDFLTMTQESDPVRRLSTVSSVTKPAHYILTTEWLWYYKGDHENWIEFGRPDDKQRRTSLSSRELEEAYLADGSAEVTIMKAHRNYYLSFQDMYQRNPKHNTKRRVRRRPRFISIMEVENKTAL; this is translated from the exons ATGTCCAGTTACTCCAGAGTAATTAATCATGCCACCAGTATATTATGCAGCAACAAAGGTTCCTTAGCCTTCCAGCAATTGCACAGGAAAGTATTCCAGCGTGTTGAAATAACTGAGGACGACTTTTGGTACATTGTAAAGAAGTGTTCTCGGTTTGTTATGGTGCGGAACCAAGAGAGAACGGACGAATGGGGAACTGACTGTGTGATTGTCGCCAAAACGTCGCTGCGACTATGCAAAAATTACACAAAACAAGATTGCAGAGATTGCCAGGAGCTTCACCTTTGCAAATATTTTGTTTATGGAAACTGTAGATTTGGGAAAGGCAG GAAGCAGTGCAAGTTCTCACATGACGTGCGTTCGGAGCATAACTACACACTCCTGAGGGAGTGCACTCTGCATGAGCTGCACGAGGATGACTTGTTCCTGTTACTGCTGCAGAATGATCCCACCCTGCTGCCGGag GTGTGCTCTCACTACAACAAGGGCTCTGGGCCCCACGGCGCATGCACCTTCAGGGATGGCTGCACCAAAGTGCACATGTGCATGCACTTTGTGCAGGATGACTGCATGTTCGGGCCTAAGTGCAAGAGGCAGCACGTCATCGACCAGCATGGCCGTCGCATGCTGGAGGAGAGGGGCCTCAGCGGTGACATCATCAACGACCTGCCTTTTGTTTACCAGAACCTCCACCGCCTCAACACACCCACTACACCCTACAATGCTAAAG AGCGTGTAGGTGAGCTGGTCTCCAGGCCTGTGATCAAgaaagaggacaggaaggagattTGTCTGCATTTCATACGCAGGAACTGTAGATTCCAGG ACCAGTGTATCTGTGTGCATTTTAACCTGCCCTATAAGTGGGAGGTGTTTGATGGGAACGACTGGATACACCTGCATCACACTGAGGACATCGAGAGAGCCTTCTGTGATCCCCGGAACACACACAG tccaggATCTCGGCCAGTAGACTTCCTAACGATGACACAGGAGTCGGACCCCGTGCGGCGCCTCTCCACGGTTTCCTCTGTAACAAAGCCAGCTCACTACATCCTGACCACTGAGTGGCTGTGGTACTACAAGGGCGACCACGAGAACTGGATTGAGTTTGGAAGACCT GACGATAAACAGCGTAGAACGTCCCTCTCGTCCCGGGAGCTGGAGGAAGCGTACCTGGCAGACGGATCTGCTGAGGTCACCATTATGAAAGCTCACCGCAACTACTACCTCAGTTTTCAAG ACATGTACCAGCGGAACCCCAAACACAACACCAAGAGGAGGGTGCGTCGCCGACCACGCTTCATCTCCATCATGGAAGTGGAGAACAAGACTGCACTGTAG